In the Astatotilapia calliptera chromosome 5, fAstCal1.2, whole genome shotgun sequence genome, one interval contains:
- the prickle2b gene encoding prickle-like protein 2b isoform X2: MPVEMEKTVTKLMYDFQRNSTSDDDSGCALEEYAWVPPGLKPEQVHQYYSSLPEDKVPYVNSPGEKYRIKQLLNQLPPHDNEVRYCNSLDDEEKRELKLFSNQRKRENLGRGNVRPLPVTMMGAICEQCGGQINGGDIAVFASRAGHGVCWHPACFVCSMCNELLVDLIYFYQDGKIYCGRHHAERLKPRCTACDEIIFADECTEAEGRHWHMKHFCCFECETVLGGQRYIMKEGRPYCCSCFESLYAEYCDSCGEHIGIDQGQMTYDGQHWHATEGCFCCARCKRSLLGRPFLPKQGQIFCSRSCSLGEEPNGSDSSDSAFQSARSTRESRRSSKTAKNGGGGGVQTERCSGEVDPLSLQMDLLSLSSQTPSLTREPPSWQNQEQAGDGYTYESQSDPTANPTPLQLLSQCNVRSVYNPTCSGQNNQQQDYRIQENGGLKRPPISAMKGHSLNETWFQQQAPEEYYPSKLRTQKSFTEVSHCTQKHNGFSSDKRSISLHGFQRDRDAGPSATTQQTARSRNPINALNLTEQLTPLEQTPRGSMESLALSNATGNSDAGGKRQEHLSRFSMPDLSKDSGMNVSEKSHVDTLNSSGQFHSSESIHSLTAGQSYMEMNPRRPTQYQMQYCDPSGMGMGITRLPPGFTFQEEDGLSLVSNANASRLPPISERRVGGGGGGGGGRGASIRIDAPEETPQRRRHHHHRSRRSRRSRSENALHLVAEQRQRPQERPQLHVREDYDCFPPPRSARDQFGGRGGGGRYQPQLFRQCPRTTSDLSLQNPGANRRTGLNQYSWDDYDDDDWCSTCSSSSESEDEGYFLGEPIPRPIQLRYLSNQELVHKYNNAGMGGPNRSGQLHTRKRRKSKNCIIS, from the exons GTTCATCAGTACTACAGCTCCCTGCCTGAGGACAAGGTGCCCTACGTGAACAGCCCAGGGGAGAAATACAGGATCAAACAGCTGCTCAATCAGCTCCCGCCCCACGACAATGAG GTGCGCTACTGTAACAGTCTGGATGATGAGGAGAAGCGAGAGCTGAAGCTCTTCAGTAACCAGCGGAAGCGCGAAAACCTGGGTCGGGGCAACGTCCGCCCACTCCCCGTGACGATGATGGGGGCGATCTGCGAACAG tGTGGAGGCCAGATAAACGGCGGAGACATCGCTGTGTTCGCATCCCGGGCAGGTCACGGTGTGTGTTGGCACCCTGCGTGCTTCGTGTGCAGCATGTGCAACGAGCTGTTGGTGGACCTCATTTATTTCTACCAGGATGGAAAGATCTACTGCGGCCGGCACCACGCCGAGAGGCTGAAGCCACGCTGCACTGCCTGCGATGAG ATCATCTTTGCAGATGAGTGCACCGAGGCAGAGGGCCGTCACTGGCATATGAAgcacttttgctgttttgagtGCGAGACGGTGCTGGGGGGTCAGCGTTACATCATGAAGGAGGGACGGCCCTACTGCTGTTCCTGCTTCGAGTCCCTGTATGCAGAGTACTGCGATTCCTGCGGGGAACATATTG GTATTGATCAAGGCCAGATGACGTATGACGGGCAGCACTGGCATGCTACAGAAGGCTGCTTCTGCTGTGCACGCTGTAAACGCTCTCTGCTGGGTCGGCCTTTCCTGCCCAAGCAAGGTCAGATCTTCTGCTCCCGCTCATGCAGTCTAGGGGAAGAGCCTAATGGCTCCGACTCTTCTGATTCGGCCTTTCAAAGTGCTCGCTCCACTAGAGAGTCCAGACGCAGCTCTAAAACAGCAAAGAATGGAGGGGGAGGCGGGGTGCAGACTGAAAGATGTTCAGGGGAAGTGGACCCACTATCTTTACAAATGGATCTTCTGAGTCTGTCCAGCCAAACACCCAGTTTGACTCGTGAGCCACCTTCCTGGCAGAACCAGGAGCAAGCAGGCGATGGTTACACTTATGAATCCCAATCTGATCCAACTGCTAATCCCACACCTCTCCAGCTTCTTAGCCAGTGCAATGTCAGAAGTGTCTATAACCCCACCTGCTCTGGACAGAATAATCAACAGCAGGATTACAGGATCCAGGAGAATGGAGGTTTAAAGCGACCGCCTATTTCAGCCATGAAAGGCCACTCTCTGAATGAGACGTGGTTCCAACAGCAAGCTCCAGAAGAGTACTATCCATCCAAACTGAGGACCCAAAAGAGCTTCACTGAGGTGTCCCACtgcactcaaaaacacaatggCTTCTCCTCAGACAAGCGTTCGATTAGTTTGCACGGTTTTCAGAGGGACAGAGATGCGGGGCCTTCAGCAACTACCCAACAAACAGCAAGGAGCAGGAATCCAATAAATGCACTTAACTTGACAGAGCAACTGACCCCGTTAGAGCAGACCCCAAGAGGATCCATGGAGTCTCTGGCTCTCTCCAATGCTACAG GCAACTCAGATGCTGGGGGAAAGCGTCAGGAGCACCTTTCACGGTTCTCTATGCCGGACCTGAGCAAAGACTCTGGAATGAATGTGTCTGAGAAAAGTCATGTGGACACCCTCAACTCCTCAGGGCAGTTTCACAGCTCTGAGTCTATTCACAGTCTCACTGCTGGTCAGTCCTATATGGAAATGAACCCTCGCAGACCCACTCAATACCAGATGCAGTACTGTGACCCTTCTGGCATGGGTATGGGCATTACTCGTTTACCACCTGGCTTCACCTTTCAGGAGGAAGATGGGCTTAGTTTGGTGAGCAACGCCAACGCTTCACGCTTGCCTCCCATTAGTGAGCGCAGggtgggtggaggtggtggtggaggtggaggaagggGAGCCAGTATCCGGATAGATGCCCCAGAAGAGACTCCACAGAGGCGTAGGCACCACCATCACCGCTCTCGGAGATCCCGTCGTTCTCGTTCAGAAAACGCTCTCCACTTGGTGGCAGAGCAAAGACAAAGGCCTCAAGAAAGACCACAGCTACATGTCCGAGAGGATTATGACTGTTTCCCGCCACCAAGGAGTGCAAGGGACCAGTttggtggaagaggaggagggggaagatACCAGCCCCAACTCTTCAGGCAGTGCCCCAGGACCACTTCAGACCTGAGTCTACAAAACCCTGGGGCCAACAGACGCACTGGCTTGAATCAGTACTCCTGGGATGATTATGATGACGATGACTGGTGCTCCACTTGCTCATCATCCTCAGAATCAGAGGATGAAGGTTACTTCTTGGGTGAACCGATACCCAGGCCCATCCAGCTGCGCTACCTCAGCAACCAGGAGCTGGTCCACAAGTATAACAACGCAGGAATGGGAGGACCCAACCGTAGTGGGCAGTTACACACCCGCAAacgcagaaaaagcaagaaCTGCATTATCTCTTAA